A region from the Pseudomonas sp. Teo4 genome encodes:
- a CDS encoding Hpt domain-containing protein → MASAAVTPERHDTVALAWTKAAILDCLGQARQALERFAGEPGDLSILAFVVDNLHQVHGCLRMLELRGAAHLAEELELLARALAEGQVSPRGECLGAVFRGLEQLPSYLERLRGARHDLPLVMLPLLNQLRVCRGVDPLAQGSLIGGAIERFAGADDLANLDLSLGNWREQMQAGPGRDALRSVVTALCDDLMRIKERLDHFVRGDRQNSEQLEDLLAPLRHVADTLAVLGFQQPRRVIIDQVLALQALARGERVVDDAVLMDVAGALLYVEASLNGMVGPLEEGGQGGLPGSDLAEIRQLVLSESLSVVQQAKDLIGDCLESGWPRQRLQPLPGLLQQVRGALSMLMLPVAAEVFAGCAGYVQGWLQHLDIEPPTDELTHLAEALSAGECYLQWRVADPLADGQPFINMARASLAALGVQCTLLVTDTDQAGGSDGIDDELREVFLEEAGELLPEIERHWLRWRADNHLREALMEVRRALHTLKGSGRMVHAEAVAELAWGAEHLLNRVLEGRIALVPEAVVALQRVFVHLPDLLADFAAGQLPQLTEIEQLASHLHALAENDAPTSAEVDGLDPQLLEIFRNEAQGHLSSLDRFLQEAAGRDTPVSDALQRALHTLKGSAAMAGVMPIAELATAFDRLVREYKGHQLPLQVAELEWLEAARTLFHLGLAQLGSTPLAAIAGAAQLIEQIGQQVDERLATLHEDPQHARRSKRDPQLIASFLGQGMDILLDAESLLSRWQEHPGQRQELDTLLDELTTLGHGAHLADLWQMDDVCEALLDLYGAVEEGSLAPDARFFAQAQQAHEALIDMLDEVAAGQEVTPRPERIDALRGLLAEALAPDATGLVGSEAVTPLPPSVDLDDPLLAQLFLEEARDILDSADQALQQWGQEPDNLSTLSSLQHDMQTLKGAAQMAAVGAVERLAQELGLFYEALVDRRLGSSAGLITLLRRGHVALGEMLDSLRQGQAPASAVELLGEMREVRHAPLPVSSEPAVEEADSPGDKELLEVFLEESSDIVESAAEALARWQADPRSSVEVDNLLRDLHTLKGGARMVEIAAIGDLAHELEFLYELLAAGRLPPSPPLFALLQNCHDRLAHMLDAVRLGQPLHAATALIDYIRNFSSAALTDSAAGQAQAEATPAEAPAAAPERAAGDMVKVDAELLDELGNLAGEHSVIRGRIEQQVNDAQFALNEMETTLERMRDQLLRLDIETQGRISSRQQIEGDAYDDFDPLEMDRHSQLQQLSRALFESASDLLDLKETLAQRAQEAYSLLQQQARVASQLQEGLTATLMVPFERLVPRLQRVVRQVATELGKQVELVVGNAEGELDRSVLERMVAPLEHMLRNAVDHGLESREVRLAAGKPEQGTIHLNLLHEGADIVIEMTDDGAGVPLEAVRRKAIKRGLLDPQAQVSDHEILQFILRPGFSTAEKITQISGRGLGMDVVHEEVKQLGGSMSIESAQGKGARFLIRLPFTVSINRALMVHLGEEQYAIPLNTIEGIVRVPPAELDACYQLGTPRYVYAGHAYELRYLGELLQGVARPNLLGQSVPLPVLLVHSQEQSFAIQADSLSPSREIVVKSLGPQFAAVAGLSGATLLGDGRVVLILDLLGQLRGQQRRLARLPGGSDAQRQLFGPAPRRALLVMVVDDSVTVRKVTSRLLERHGMSVLTAKDGVDAMAQLEEHRPDVLLLDIEMPRMDGFEVATRIRRDERLKDLPIIMITSRTGQKHRDRAMAIGVNEYLGKPYQESVLLQSIAHWSQNHA, encoded by the coding sequence ATGGCGTCAGCCGCAGTCACCCCCGAACGTCACGACACGGTTGCCCTGGCCTGGACCAAGGCGGCCATCCTCGATTGCCTTGGTCAGGCCCGCCAGGCCCTGGAGCGCTTTGCCGGGGAGCCGGGCGACCTGTCGATACTGGCGTTCGTCGTCGATAACCTGCACCAGGTGCACGGTTGCCTGCGCATGCTCGAATTGCGTGGTGCGGCGCACCTGGCAGAAGAACTGGAACTACTGGCCAGGGCCCTTGCGGAAGGCCAGGTCAGCCCGCGCGGCGAGTGCCTGGGTGCAGTTTTCCGTGGCCTGGAGCAGTTGCCGTCCTACCTGGAACGGTTGCGTGGCGCACGGCATGACCTGCCATTGGTGATGCTGCCCTTGCTCAACCAGTTGCGCGTCTGTCGTGGTGTCGACCCGCTGGCCCAGGGCAGCCTGATCGGTGGGGCCATCGAGCGTTTTGCCGGGGCAGACGACCTGGCCAACCTCGACCTGTCGCTGGGCAATTGGCGTGAGCAGATGCAGGCCGGGCCGGGGCGCGATGCGTTGCGTTCGGTAGTGACGGCGTTGTGCGATGACCTGATGCGCATCAAGGAGCGTCTGGACCATTTCGTACGTGGAGACCGTCAGAACAGCGAACAACTGGAAGACCTGCTGGCGCCCTTGCGCCACGTCGCCGACACCTTGGCGGTGCTGGGCTTCCAGCAACCACGGCGGGTGATCATCGACCAGGTGTTGGCCCTGCAGGCACTGGCCCGGGGCGAGCGTGTGGTGGATGACGCGGTGCTGATGGATGTGGCGGGTGCCTTGCTGTACGTCGAGGCCTCCCTGAACGGCATGGTTGGCCCGCTGGAAGAGGGTGGTCAAGGTGGCCTGCCAGGCTCGGACCTGGCCGAAATCCGTCAGTTGGTGCTGAGCGAGTCGCTGTCCGTGGTGCAGCAGGCCAAGGACCTGATCGGCGACTGCCTGGAGTCCGGCTGGCCACGGCAACGCCTGCAGCCTTTGCCGGGCTTGCTGCAGCAGGTGCGCGGCGCCTTGTCGATGCTGATGCTGCCGGTTGCCGCCGAGGTGTTCGCCGGTTGTGCAGGATACGTCCAGGGCTGGTTGCAGCATCTGGATATCGAACCCCCCACGGATGAACTCACGCACTTGGCTGAAGCACTGAGTGCTGGCGAATGCTACCTGCAGTGGCGCGTAGCCGATCCATTGGCCGATGGCCAGCCCTTCATCAACATGGCGCGCGCCAGCCTGGCGGCGCTGGGGGTGCAGTGCACGTTGCTGGTGACGGACACCGACCAGGCGGGGGGCAGCGACGGCATCGATGACGAGCTGCGCGAGGTATTCCTCGAAGAAGCCGGCGAGTTGCTGCCTGAAATCGAACGGCACTGGTTGCGCTGGCGGGCCGACAACCACCTGCGTGAAGCCTTGATGGAAGTGCGTCGCGCCCTGCACACGCTCAAGGGCAGCGGGCGCATGGTTCATGCCGAGGCGGTGGCCGAGCTGGCCTGGGGGGCCGAGCACCTGCTCAACCGCGTGCTCGAGGGGCGCATTGCGCTGGTGCCGGAGGCCGTGGTGGCCTTGCAGCGGGTGTTCGTCCACTTGCCTGACCTGCTGGCCGACTTTGCCGCAGGGCAGTTGCCGCAGTTGACCGAGATCGAGCAACTGGCGAGCCACCTGCATGCGCTGGCCGAGAACGATGCGCCCACCAGCGCCGAGGTCGATGGCCTCGACCCGCAATTACTGGAGATCTTCCGCAACGAGGCACAAGGGCACCTGTCCAGCCTGGACCGCTTCCTGCAGGAAGCGGCGGGCCGCGACACGCCGGTAAGCGACGCCCTGCAGCGTGCGTTGCATACCTTGAAGGGCAGCGCCGCCATGGCGGGCGTCATGCCGATTGCCGAGCTGGCCACTGCATTCGACCGACTGGTTCGTGAGTACAAGGGCCACCAGTTGCCGCTGCAAGTCGCGGAGCTCGAATGGCTGGAAGCGGCGCGTACCCTGTTCCACCTGGGCCTGGCCCAATTGGGCAGCACACCTCTGGCGGCCATTGCGGGGGCGGCGCAACTGATCGAACAGATCGGGCAACAGGTAGACGAGCGCCTGGCCACCTTGCATGAAGACCCGCAGCATGCGCGCCGGAGCAAGCGTGACCCGCAACTGATCGCCAGTTTCCTGGGGCAAGGCATGGATATCCTGCTCGATGCCGAATCGCTGCTCTCGCGTTGGCAGGAACATCCCGGCCAGCGGCAAGAGCTGGACACCCTGCTGGATGAGTTGACCACCCTGGGTCACGGCGCGCACTTGGCTGACCTGTGGCAGATGGACGATGTCTGCGAGGCGCTGCTGGACCTCTACGGCGCGGTGGAAGAGGGCAGCCTGGCGCCGGACGCACGTTTCTTCGCCCAGGCCCAGCAGGCCCACGAGGCGCTGATCGACATGCTCGATGAAGTGGCGGCGGGCCAGGAGGTCACGCCCAGGCCGGAGCGGATCGATGCGTTGCGCGGCCTGCTGGCCGAGGCTTTGGCGCCTGATGCCACCGGCCTGGTGGGGAGCGAAGCGGTCACGCCACTGCCTCCCAGCGTGGACCTGGACGACCCGCTGTTGGCGCAACTGTTCCTCGAAGAAGCGCGGGACATCCTCGACAGTGCCGACCAGGCCCTGCAGCAATGGGGCCAGGAGCCGGACAACCTGTCTACGCTTTCGTCCCTGCAGCACGATATGCAGACGCTCAAGGGCGCCGCGCAAATGGCAGCGGTCGGCGCGGTGGAGCGGCTGGCCCAGGAACTGGGCCTGTTCTATGAGGCCTTGGTCGATCGACGCCTGGGCTCAAGCGCAGGGTTGATCACGCTGCTGCGCCGTGGCCATGTTGCCTTGGGCGAGATGCTCGACAGCCTGCGTCAGGGCCAGGCGCCTGCTTCGGCGGTCGAGCTGCTGGGTGAAATGCGCGAAGTGCGCCATGCACCGCTACCGGTCAGCAGCGAGCCTGCTGTCGAAGAGGCAGACAGCCCGGGCGACAAGGAGCTGCTGGAAGTATTCCTGGAAGAGAGCTCGGACATCGTCGAAAGCGCTGCCGAGGCTTTGGCGCGTTGGCAGGCTGACCCGCGCAGCAGCGTCGAAGTGGACAACCTGCTGCGTGACCTGCACACCCTCAAGGGTGGAGCGCGAATGGTCGAGATCGCCGCCATCGGCGACCTGGCCCATGAATTGGAATTCCTTTACGAGCTGCTCGCTGCCGGGCGCCTGCCGCCGAGCCCGCCGTTGTTCGCCTTGCTGCAGAATTGCCATGACCGCCTGGCGCACATGCTCGATGCCGTGCGCCTGGGGCAGCCGCTGCATGCGGCCACGGCGCTGATCGACTATATCCGCAACTTCAGCAGTGCAGCCCTGACCGACAGCGCCGCTGGCCAGGCGCAAGCCGAAGCGACGCCGGCCGAGGCGCCTGCCGCGGCGCCCGAGCGGGCGGCGGGTGACATGGTCAAGGTCGATGCCGAGTTGCTCGACGAGCTGGGTAACCTGGCCGGTGAGCATTCGGTGATCCGCGGGCGCATCGAGCAGCAGGTCAACGATGCGCAGTTCGCCCTGAACGAAATGGAGACCACGCTGGAGCGCATGCGCGATCAGCTGCTGCGTCTGGATATCGAGACCCAGGGGCGGATTTCCAGCCGCCAGCAAATCGAAGGTGACGCCTACGACGACTTCGATCCGCTGGAAATGGACCGCCACTCCCAGCTGCAACAGTTGTCGCGGGCACTGTTCGAGTCTGCCTCAGACTTGCTCGACCTCAAGGAGACCTTGGCCCAGCGCGCCCAGGAAGCCTACAGCTTGCTGCAGCAGCAGGCGCGGGTGGCCAGCCAGCTGCAAGAAGGTTTGACGGCGACGTTGATGGTGCCGTTCGAGCGGCTGGTGCCGCGCCTGCAGCGGGTGGTACGGCAAGTGGCAACCGAGCTGGGCAAGCAGGTGGAACTGGTGGTCGGCAATGCTGAAGGCGAATTGGACCGCAGTGTCCTGGAGCGCATGGTGGCGCCGCTGGAGCACATGCTGCGCAACGCCGTGGACCATGGCCTGGAGTCACGCGAGGTACGCCTGGCCGCTGGCAAGCCGGAGCAGGGCACCATTCACCTGAACCTGCTTCACGAGGGCGCCGACATCGTCATCGAAATGACCGACGATGGCGCCGGCGTACCGCTGGAAGCCGTGCGGCGCAAGGCAATCAAGCGTGGCTTGCTAGACCCGCAGGCGCAGGTGAGTGACCACGAAATCCTGCAGTTCATCCTGCGCCCCGGTTTTTCCACGGCCGAGAAGATCACCCAGATTTCCGGGCGTGGCTTGGGCATGGATGTGGTCCACGAAGAGGTCAAGCAGCTGGGCGGTTCGATGAGCATCGAGTCGGCCCAGGGCAAAGGGGCGCGGTTCCTGATTCGCTTGCCGTTCACGGTTTCGATCAACCGCGCCCTGATGGTGCACCTGGGCGAAGAGCAGTACGCCATTCCACTCAACACCATCGAAGGTATCGTCCGGGTGCCGCCAGCGGAGCTCGATGCCTGCTACCAACTGGGCACGCCACGCTATGTGTATGCCGGCCATGCTTACGAGCTGCGCTATCTGGGCGAATTGCTGCAGGGCGTGGCACGGCCCAACCTGTTGGGTCAGAGCGTGCCGCTGCCGGTGTTGCTGGTTCACTCCCAGGAGCAGTCGTTCGCCATCCAGGCGGACAGCCTGTCGCCGAGCCGCGAGATCGTGGTGAAAAGCCTGGGGCCGCAGTTTGCTGCAGTGGCGGGGCTTTCTGGGGCGACCCTGCTCGGTGATGGCCGCGTGGTGCTGATTCTCGACCTGCTGGGGCAACTGCGTGGGCAACAACGGCGCCTGGCACGCCTGCCGGGCGGCAGCGATGCGCAGCGCCAGCTGTTTGGCCCGGCGCCTCGGCGGGCGTTGCTGGTGATGGTGGTGGACGACTCGGTCACCGTGCGCAAGGTCACCAGCCGGTTGCTGGAGCGTCATGGCATGAGTGTGCTGACGGCCAAGGACGGTGTCGATGCCATGGCTCAGCTCGAAGAGCACCGCCCGGACGTATTGCTGCTGGATATCGAGATGCCACGCATGGACGGATTCGAAGTGGCGACCCGCATTCGCCGGGATGAACGGCTCAAAGACCTGCCCATCATCATGATCACCTCACGGACCGGGCAGAAACACCGTGACCGGGCCATGGCCATCGGCGTTAACGAGTACCTGGGCAAGCCGTATCAGGAGTCGGTCCTGTTGCAGAGCATTGCCCACTGGAGCCAGAACCATGCTTGA
- a CDS encoding methyl-accepting chemotaxis protein gives MSKPATSVTPPPVTQRTRSSAQITVLFVVLILSIILLFANFAYLNTQSNHDKQYIGHAGELRVLSQRIAKNATEAAAGKALAFKLLSDARNDFERRWSYLREGDKSTGLPAAPATVRDEMEAVRQDWDNLRKNTDTILASEQTVLSLHQVAATLAETVPQLQVEYEKVVEILLQSGAPANQVVVAQRQLLLAERILGSVNTVLAGDDTAAQAADAFGRDASRFGQVLEGMLGGNPAIQVTRVEDADARARLAEIAELFQFVAGSVDEILETSPELFRVREAASNIFSLSQTLLDEASHLANSFENLASGRTLDTVGGYVLGLLALASIILIGLVMVRATHRQLHETAEKNERNQQAIMRLLDEIEELADGDLTVTVSVTEDFTGAIADSINYSVDQLRDLVATINHSAEQVAAAVQDTQNTARQLAKASEHQAEQISEASEAVGDMVESIDRVSAHAYESAKVAERSVAIANKGNEVVHNTINGMDNIREQIQDTAKRIKRLGESSQEIGDIVSLIDDIADQTNILALNAAIQASLAGEAGRGFAVVADEVQRLAERSSSATRQIEALVRTIQADTNEAVISMEQTTAEVVRGARLAQDAGVALAEIEGVSQNLAELIHSISDAAQLQTSSAGQISHTMAVIQQITAQTSAGSGATADSIRHLARMASEMRRSVSGFTLPAPAEPR, from the coding sequence GTGAGCAAGCCGGCCACCAGCGTCACTCCACCCCCAGTGACCCAGCGCACACGCAGCAGCGCGCAGATCACCGTGCTGTTCGTGGTGCTGATTCTGTCGATCATCCTGTTGTTCGCCAATTTCGCCTACCTCAACACCCAGTCCAACCACGACAAGCAGTACATCGGCCATGCCGGCGAGTTGCGCGTGTTGTCGCAGCGTATTGCCAAGAACGCCACCGAAGCGGCGGCCGGCAAGGCGTTGGCCTTCAAGCTGCTGTCCGATGCGCGCAACGACTTCGAACGGCGCTGGAGCTACCTGCGCGAGGGTGACAAGTCCACCGGCTTGCCGGCAGCCCCCGCCACTGTGCGTGACGAGATGGAGGCGGTGCGCCAGGACTGGGACAACCTGCGCAAGAACACCGATACCATCCTTGCCAGCGAGCAGACCGTGCTGTCGCTGCACCAGGTGGCGGCAACCCTGGCCGAAACCGTGCCGCAGTTGCAGGTCGAGTACGAGAAGGTCGTGGAAATCCTGCTGCAGAGCGGTGCCCCGGCCAACCAGGTGGTGGTCGCCCAGCGCCAGCTATTGTTGGCCGAACGTATTCTTGGCTCGGTCAACACCGTGTTGGCCGGTGATGACACGGCAGCCCAGGCGGCCGACGCCTTTGGTCGCGATGCCAGCCGCTTCGGGCAGGTGCTCGAAGGCATGCTCGGGGGCAATCCGGCGATTCAGGTAACCCGCGTGGAAGACGCCGATGCCCGGGCGCGACTGGCTGAAATCGCCGAGCTGTTCCAGTTCGTGGCCGGTTCGGTGGACGAGATTCTCGAAACCTCGCCCGAACTGTTCCGCGTGCGTGAAGCCGCCAGCAATATCTTCAGCCTGTCGCAGACCTTGCTGGACGAAGCCTCGCACCTGGCCAACAGCTTCGAGAACCTGGCCAGCGGGCGCACCCTCGATACTGTCGGCGGCTACGTGCTGGGCCTGCTGGCGCTGGCGTCGATCATTCTGATTGGCCTGGTGATGGTGCGTGCCACGCACCGGCAGCTGCATGAAACGGCAGAGAAGAACGAGCGCAACCAGCAGGCGATCATGCGTCTGCTCGACGAGATCGAAGAACTGGCCGACGGCGACCTGACCGTGACCGTGTCGGTCACCGAAGACTTTACCGGCGCCATCGCCGACTCGATCAACTATTCCGTGGACCAGTTACGCGATCTGGTGGCGACCATCAACCACAGCGCCGAACAGGTCGCCGCAGCGGTACAGGACACGCAGAACACCGCACGCCAGCTGGCCAAGGCCTCGGAACACCAGGCCGAGCAGATCAGCGAAGCGTCTGAAGCGGTGGGCGACATGGTCGAGTCGATCGACCGGGTGTCGGCCCATGCCTACGAGTCGGCCAAGGTGGCCGAGCGTTCGGTGGCCATCGCCAACAAGGGCAACGAGGTGGTGCACAACACCATCAATGGGATGGACAACATTCGCGAACAGATCCAGGACACCGCCAAGCGGATCAAGCGTCTTGGCGAGTCTTCCCAGGAAATTGGCGATATCGTCAGCCTGATCGACGATATTGCCGATCAGACCAACATTCTTGCCCTCAACGCGGCCATCCAGGCATCGCTGGCGGGTGAAGCTGGCCGAGGTTTCGCGGTGGTTGCCGACGAGGTACAGCGACTGGCCGAGCGTTCTTCTTCGGCGACGCGGCAGATCGAAGCGCTGGTGCGCACCATTCAGGCCGACACCAACGAGGCGGTCATTTCGATGGAGCAGACCACCGCCGAAGTGGTGCGCGGTGCGCGTCTGGCGCAAGACGCCGGGGTGGCGCTGGCCGAGATCGAGGGCGTGTCGCAGAACCTTGCGGAACTGATCCACAGCATTTCCGATGCGGCCCAGTTGCAGACGTCTTCGGCGGGGCAGATTTCCCACACGATGGCGGTGATCCAGCAGATTACCGCACAGACGTCCGCCGGCTCCGGCGCCACGGCCGACAGCATCCGACACCTGGCACGCATGGCCAGCGAGATGCGTCGCTCGGTGTCCGGCTTCACCCTGCCGGCACCTGCCGAGCCGCGCTGA
- a CDS encoding chemotaxis protein CheW encodes MTTRPQGASLTAFELLLDIDRRCRLLVADQPPQDTRLQQWSGIGFRIAGQWFVAPMGEVAEVLREPRSSRVPGVQPWVCGVANLRGRLLPVMDLSSFFGLGPAAPGKQRRVLVLDHEDLFVGLLVDEVLGLQHFALSSLELSPPQPLLRAAARFVQGHFPRERNWAIFSPFALAQAPGFLDVAL; translated from the coding sequence TTGACCACCCGCCCGCAAGGCGCGTCGCTGACCGCCTTCGAGCTGCTGCTGGACATCGACCGGCGCTGCCGTCTGCTGGTGGCCGACCAGCCGCCTCAGGACACCCGGCTGCAACAGTGGAGCGGCATCGGCTTTCGTATCGCCGGGCAATGGTTCGTGGCCCCCATGGGCGAAGTGGCCGAAGTGCTTCGTGAACCCCGCAGCAGCCGTGTGCCGGGTGTGCAGCCGTGGGTGTGCGGCGTGGCCAACCTGCGCGGCCGGCTGTTGCCGGTGATGGACCTGAGCAGTTTCTTCGGCCTGGGCCCGGCAGCACCGGGCAAGCAACGCCGGGTGCTGGTGCTGGACCACGAAGACCTGTTCGTCGGGCTGCTGGTGGACGAAGTGCTGGGGCTGCAGCACTTCGCGTTGAGCAGCCTTGAACTGTCGCCGCCGCAGCCGCTGCTGCGCGCTGCGGCCCGTTTCGTTCAGGGGCACTTCCCCCGTGAGCGCAACTGGGCCATTTTCAGCCCCTTTGCCCTGGCCCAGGCCCCGGGCTTTCTTGATGTGGCGTTATAG
- the pilH gene encoding twitching motility response regulator PilH, giving the protein MARVLIVDDSPTEMYRLTEWLEKHGYQVLKASNGADGVALARQEKPEAVLMDIVMPGMNGFQATRQLSKDPETSAIPVIVVTTKDQETDRIWATRQGARDFLTKPVEEDALIAKLKEVLGA; this is encoded by the coding sequence ATGGCCCGAGTTCTGATTGTCGACGACTCGCCGACAGAGATGTACCGATTGACCGAATGGCTGGAGAAACACGGCTACCAGGTGCTCAAGGCCAGCAACGGCGCCGATGGCGTTGCCTTGGCCCGTCAGGAGAAACCCGAGGCGGTGCTGATGGACATCGTCATGCCTGGCATGAACGGCTTCCAGGCCACCCGCCAGCTCAGCAAAGACCCGGAAACCAGCGCCATTCCAGTGATCGTGGTCACCACCAAGGACCAGGAAACCGACCGCATCTGGGCCACGCGCCAGGGCGCCCGTGACTTCCTGACCAAGCCTGTGGAAGAAGATGCGCTGATCGCCAAGCTCAAAGAAGTGCTGGGCGCTTGA
- a CDS encoding response regulator, with product MEQPLKVMVIDDSRTIRRTAQMLLGEAGCEVITASDGFDALAKIVDHQPQIIFVDVLMPRLDGYQTCAVIKHNSAYRDIPVILLSSRDGLFDKARGRVVGSDQFLTKPFSKEELLDAIRAHVPGFAAPEQQAP from the coding sequence ATGGAACAACCCCTGAAGGTGATGGTGATCGATGATTCCCGCACGATCCGCCGCACTGCGCAGATGTTGCTCGGCGAAGCGGGCTGCGAGGTCATCACCGCCAGCGACGGTTTCGATGCCCTGGCCAAGATCGTCGACCACCAGCCGCAGATCATCTTCGTCGATGTGCTGATGCCGCGCCTGGACGGCTACCAGACCTGCGCAGTGATCAAGCACAACAGCGCCTACAGGGACATCCCGGTAATTCTGCTTTCGTCGCGCGACGGCCTGTTCGACAAGGCCCGTGGCCGGGTGGTCGGCTCCGACCAGTTCCTGACCAAACCCTTTAGCAAGGAAGAGCTGCTCGATGCGATCAGGGCGCACGTCCCTGGTTTCGCCGCGCCCGAACAACAAGCACCCTGA
- the gshB gene encoding glutathione synthase → MSVRLGIVMDPIASISYKKDSSLAMLLAAQARGWSLFYMEQRDLYHGEGKARARMRPLKVFADPARWFELGEEQDSPLAELDVVLMRKDPPFDMEFVYSTYLLEQAEAEGVLVVNRPQSLRDCNEKLFATRFPQCMAPTLVSRRADILREFAATHGDVILKPLDGMGGASVFRHRPGDPNLSVILETLTQHGGQQIMAQAYLPEIKDGDKRILMIDGEPVDYCLARIPASGETRGNLAAGGRGEARPLTERDRWIAAQVGPALREKGLLFVGLDVIGDYLTEINVTSPTCIREIDAAYNTDIGGKLMDAIDRQLKAR, encoded by the coding sequence ATGAGCGTTCGCCTCGGCATTGTCATGGACCCCATCGCGTCCATCTCCTACAAGAAGGACAGCTCGCTGGCCATGCTGCTGGCCGCCCAGGCCCGCGGCTGGAGCCTGTTCTACATGGAACAGCGCGACCTGTACCACGGCGAAGGCAAAGCCCGCGCACGCATGCGCCCGCTCAAAGTGTTCGCCGACCCGGCCCGCTGGTTCGAACTGGGCGAGGAGCAGGACAGCCCTCTGGCCGAGCTGGATGTGGTGCTGATGCGCAAGGACCCGCCGTTCGACATGGAGTTCGTCTACAGCACTTACCTGCTGGAGCAAGCCGAAGCCGAAGGCGTGCTGGTGGTCAACCGTCCCCAGAGCCTGCGCGACTGCAACGAAAAGCTCTTCGCCACACGCTTCCCGCAGTGCATGGCGCCTACCCTGGTCAGCCGCCGTGCCGACATCCTGCGTGAATTCGCCGCCACCCATGGTGACGTGATTCTCAAGCCGCTGGATGGCATGGGTGGCGCGTCGGTGTTCCGCCACCGTCCGGGCGACCCCAACCTCTCGGTGATCCTCGAGACCCTGACCCAGCACGGCGGCCAGCAGATCATGGCCCAGGCCTACCTGCCCGAGATCAAGGACGGCGACAAGCGCATCCTGATGATCGATGGCGAGCCGGTCGACTACTGCCTGGCGCGCATTCCAGCCAGTGGCGAAACCCGTGGCAACCTGGCCGCCGGTGGCCGTGGTGAAGCCCGCCCGCTGACCGAACGTGACCGCTGGATTGCCGCCCAGGTCGGGCCTGCCCTGCGTGAAAAGGGCCTGTTGTTCGTCGGCCTGGATGTGATCGGCGACTACCTGACTGAAATCAACGTCACCAGCCCGACCTGCATCCGCGAGATCGATGCCGCCTACAACACCGACATCGGCGGCAAGCTGATGGACGCCATTGATCGCCAGTTGAAGGCGCGCTGA
- a CDS encoding energy transducer TonB, with translation MTLPADIPADLLPPRVRPVDRLGFTLFLAALVHLALILGVGFSVVEPAKIRHTMDFTLATFKSEKPPEKADFQAQNDQQGSGTLDKKAVPKTTEVAPFQDSKINKVTPPPASKPEVEPPPAPQKSAVATKAPKPQKVEPKPKESKPQPKPAAPTPDFDSSQLSSQIASLEAELSNEQQMYAKRPRIHRLNAASTMRDKGAWYKEEWRKKVERVGNLNYPDEARRQQIYGNLRMMVSINRDGSLYEVLVLESSGQPVLDQAAQRIVRLAAPFAPFTGDLAEFDRLEIIRTWRFARGDRLSSN, from the coding sequence ATGACGCTGCCCGCCGACATCCCCGCCGACCTGCTGCCACCCCGCGTTCGCCCGGTGGACCGGCTCGGCTTTACCTTGTTCCTGGCTGCCCTGGTGCACCTGGCGCTGATCCTTGGCGTGGGCTTCTCCGTGGTCGAACCGGCGAAAATCCGTCACACCATGGACTTCACCCTGGCCACCTTCAAGAGCGAGAAACCGCCCGAGAAGGCCGACTTCCAGGCACAGAACGACCAGCAAGGCAGCGGCACGCTGGACAAGAAAGCGGTGCCCAAGACCACCGAGGTCGCGCCGTTCCAGGACAGCAAGATCAACAAGGTCACGCCACCGCCGGCGTCCAAGCCAGAAGTGGAGCCGCCGCCCGCACCGCAAAAGTCCGCCGTGGCCACCAAAGCGCCAAAACCGCAGAAGGTCGAGCCCAAGCCCAAGGAAAGCAAACCGCAGCCCAAGCCTGCAGCGCCGACGCCGGACTTCGACAGCTCGCAGCTTTCCAGCCAGATCGCCAGCCTCGAGGCCGAGCTGTCCAACGAGCAGCAGATGTACGCCAAGCGCCCGCGCATCCACCGCCTCAATGCCGCCTCGACCATGCGCGACAAGGGTGCCTGGTACAAAGAGGAATGGCGCAAGAAGGTCGAGCGGGTGGGCAACCTGAACTACCCAGATGAAGCGCGTCGCCAGCAGATCTACGGCAACTTGCGGATGATGGTGTCGATCAACCGCGACGGCTCGCTGTACGAGGTGCTGGTGCTGGAGTCGTCCGGGCAGCCGGTGCTGGACCAGGCCGCGCAGCGCATCGTGCGGCTGGCGGCGCCGTTCGCGCCGTTTACCGGCGATTTGGCGGAGTTTGACCGGCTGGAGATCATCCGGACCTGGCGGTTTGCCCGTGGGGACCGTTTGTCCAGTAACTGA